The Cynocephalus volans isolate mCynVol1 chromosome 5, mCynVol1.pri, whole genome shotgun sequence genomic sequence GCTAAAATATCATTAATTGGTTACTTTTTGAGAAATTTGTACCAATAAGCCTCAATGTTTTGATACCAAAAAGCTTAACTTGGCTATTTCAGACTTGACTCAATTTTTCCAAATATacttttgtgaattttatctAGAAATTAAAGTTTATAAAACCCTTACTCATCAATTTCCCCTAGATCTGACAAAGCTAGATTCCAATCTTCATGTAGCAATTCAAAAGTACACCTTGCAGATGAAAAACAAAGTTTGACTCCCTATATTCCCCTAGAAGATAACTTTTAGAAATGACCTAAGCATTTTACACTTTATGTTATGAATTAAAGTAACATAATAAAGGCCCAACCCAAGtgagaaaaaaagtaatattgaattattttacaGCCACTCACTCGACTAAAGCCTAATTCTAAGCTGTGGAATACACTGAATATTTAAACATACTCACatagctgaggaaaaaaaaaaaaaacttaaaccCCAGAAACCAAAAATAACCTACTTCTACTACCCCCAGTTTCTATCATACCCCAGAATATAGAacagagaaaggggagagaaagcAACATGCTTTCAAGTGTTATGCTCAACTGAAATTGAAGACCACCCACTGTATACTTCTGAGCTGCTAAAAGTAAACTTCagtaaaataatatcaaaataatggTGCTTTATACAAGCTTGatgacaaaaaaaatcattttttcactCCTCATCTAAGATTTACAAGGCTGATCAACAGCTGAAATTATTGGTATAACGTATTCTAAAGTGATAAAGTCAGACAAAGCATGGTAAAGACTGCTTTATTAGTTGCAGTTAGTAGAAGTCAATAAATACTGATCCACAAAAAGCTCAGTTATTTATCACATTACTGGTCCATAGGGAGCTGAATGAAGATGAACCAAGTGATTGCTGGGATGACCAAAGTCAAGCCTGCTTCTTGGGAAATGAAGCCACAGCCAGCTGATATATGGCATATGCTGTTCCTGAGGGGGCGGAAAAAAACTTGTAAGAAATTCCGAGATTTAAATGTATAAACCTAACATCCTAGCTCAAATAGTTACAACATAAAGGCAGGATTGGCATTGAGACTACTTTAATaggaacacacaaaaaatatttttataggtgctggaaaaattttaaataaatatacgtaaaatacatttaatctagttttattattaattaatttctaaAGTGCTAGATATAGTATAACAATGTATTTGTCAACTTAAtaacatgtatatttaaaaaaaaataagattaagaaCATACATACAAATTATTTCCATATTAACCTAAGGTTGCTTGAGAAATGCCAAAATAAAAAGGTCAAAATATGCTACCTTCCCTAAAGTGGTTTTATCAACGTAAATTCAAgggaaaataacataattttaaaacaatcaaattTAATATGAAACTAGCTAATaactggaattttattttaaaactaattactAGAATGCCAAGAAACAATCACATTGGCAGAAAAGAATTTAAGACTTTATCTTGTTAAGAAAGCCCAAATgtcattgtttgtttgttgtctTGATCCATAATGCCCCTTCTAATTTAAGTATATTCAATTTAACCCAAAAGGCACCTTGGCATGAGCAGGGAAACTCTGTAAttagggttcaaatcccagcttttccACATAGAAGCAATATTATCTTGAGTAATTAGcataatttcctcatctttaaaattagGATACATTACAGACTTCATGCAAGGGTTATAGAAATCCAAGAATGTGGCACTCCTATCAATATAATGGGTACATACAATCACTCAAATGTTTCCCTTCCTTCCCGAGAAACCAATCATTCAAATTCCTAACTATGTTCCTACTACACAATTTATGACGTGCCACTGCTAATACCAACAAAGGACCTGCCTAATCCACAGAAAAATATCAAAGCACTTTGCATATGATAAAAATATTGTTCTGTACAAGTTTTGTtccagtcataaatatgtatatacggGATTTAGAtgcaaaatgtgtttttattatgtACCATagtcaaaatgtttaaaagtccCTGCTTTAGGAGGTAGAGCAGAGTAGATGTTTTTGGCTGAAAAACAGCCTCCAGGGCCACTAGTGGTACACTCAGATAGCCACCTCCATCATAAGATCATCATCAAACTGTATTGgtgtattttttctataaatacatCAAAATGCTCTTATACATTAATTACCCTCTTGAATCCTTACATGAGATGCAGTAAGATGTCAGATTCTGGAGACATACTGCCTGCACTGAAATACTGGCATAGCAAAAGCAATCATGTTGttagttataattattattacttttctatAAACCTTCAAACATTCCAAATGCCTTACCACCAACTGTAAGAATCATGGTTGCTCTATACAGGAGGGCATCAGCTACCCCACCCTTTAGATGTACTGGAATTCCATTATCCTCCtaggtttaaaagaaaaagacattaataGATGTGTCACTTGTTTCAaactaagttaaatttcaaaagactaattattcatataaaatgaaatagttcCTTAAACCCctggaattaaaatattttaaatatcaaaattctaaaaaCCTAGTTTTCTTGATTCTTTCTCTATTAccacttttaaaataagaactcCTAAAAGTCAGCATTCTTTTTTCAAAGTTAATGTGAGGTCCAATAAAGATGGTTTTTCCAAGGAATATATAAACATTAAACCTATAAAATACACTCACTGCCTTCaacaacttaaatataaaagaatcaatAATTGTTGCACTTTAGATTTAGccacagggattttttttttcccttaaaaaaggCGATAGGGAATTTTGGTTTATAACCTGAAATTATATCCATAGCATCTAGTCTAGCATCTGGCTTGTATAGTGGACACTTAGCACATCTggtaaagcattttatttttatgtggtaTATTATACAACATTTGCTTATCACTTGagattttatttgggaaaaactAGACatcacagtaaaacaaaaatcaaggatTAGCTAGtcaggtcagttggttagagcatggtgctgataacaccaaggtccagggttcgatccctgttctggccagctgccaaaaaagaaaaaatgactcaTAATGTAATAACTTATAAAGGTAAATTGCTCTGCTCCGCTAAGTCTTTCCCCAAGAGATAACCATTATTTATGGTACAGTACCCATCCTTgactattttttaatgtttatatcatTATCTTCTAATTTATACACATGCTTGTTTCatacacaaaatgaaataatggtATGCCATGTACTATTTTTTGCTCAATACTATCTTAAAAACCATTCTGTTAGTCCACTTAAACCTACCTGTTCCTTTCAATGGCTATATAGCATTCCATAGTACAAAAATACCATAACAGAATTAGCCAACCCTCTattaatgaatatttaggttgttgGGGATTTTGTTATGATAGGGTATATGGTTTGTTTATAATGATACTCTCAAATACCCTCCAAAACTTGTACCAATCATACTACTTAGTGTGTATGAAAGTACCATGCATGGATGTACCAATCTTCCATACCTGGTaaacataaccttttaaaaatctttttaaaattgtgccaATCAAAAGGGGGGGACGCATAGTAACctgtcattttaatttacatttcttattGACTTGGGGGGAGCTCTTTATATACCAAGGACATTAACCTTTTGTTATATTTTGAACATTTGCTCTCAATTTGTCACTTGTCTTTTGTGaccataaatttaaaatttttatgtcacTAGACCTTGCAATTTTTCTCCTTCACAGCTTCTTGGCTTTGTAAAGACTTCTTTAGAAGACCTCCCCACccctaagattaaaaaaatattctcctacattttctttaattttttttgagggggaaaCATTTATATCTCCAATCTATTTTCTTTGTATACTATATAGAAGGGATCTAACTTTACTTTCTTTAAATTAGCCAATTTTTCCAAGCCAACTTATTGTATCCTTTCCCACTGATATGAAGtatctttaatatatattaaatttctaCATACTTATTGTTTCTGGAAAGGTCCATGGTCGATTTGTCTATTCCTGTGCAACTACCCCAAAGAATGCCAATGCATCATAAACTCCtccaaaataatttatcattaCCCATACCCtttttccctcatttccttcTGCTTGCCCAAGAGACTCTTGGATATAGCAAAGGCACAGTAAGGTAGCAATAGGCAGTTTCTTACTATTCTTTTGCTAATACAACAGAATCACCAATAATCAGAGATCTCCAGATATACTTCCTACTCCATCTTTTGGTACTCTATGACAAGCAACAATCTCCTGTAAAATATTCAGTACCTGAAAcagcttttgtttctctggaactttattttcaaaatgcctCCGTGAAGCAGTGCTCAGGGTCCTCTGGGCAATCTGACGAAGAGCCTGAAATGAAAAATCTGCATATATTAAACAGATTTAGAGCCTAAAGAAGACTTCAAAACCGACTATTTTCAATCCTTTGTTTTGTAGAAAAGGGGGTGAAAAGCATATCTGATTAAAGCATATCTGATTTGTCAGAAGCAAAGTCATGGCCAGCATCCACGTTTTCCAATTTGCTGTCCATCTTGTGCTCCTCATATTACATTCCGCAATCTCCAGAAACCATATTTAAGAAGCAATTCATGCAGATTCTAACCTCCCAAAAAATTACGATCTCTGAACTGAACCAAGTAGCATTTTATAATCCTTGAGGGAAAAAAGTATTGATATACACACATTACAGAAATAATGAACGGTTAACCAAAATACATTAAGGTCAAACGTTCTCATTTAATACCCTACCAGATTATTAAAAATCTACTACGTGGCAGTAAAGTACACTGGCATGATTTCTACTTAATTAAAATGCTACCCTCATTACGTTTCtcctaataaatttttaatactttttaaaaagaggcttGTATTACATACCTAGTTGAATTAAATAATCAAACAAATACGCACTCCAGTTTCTAAAATAAGTAATACTAAGAAGCTAAGGAAAACTTCATTGAataattacaaaggaaaataatcagttacattttacttttcttttttctaaactcTGGAAGAATACTTCATATGCTCATAGCTGATGGAGGGAGGAGTGAAGGGCAATGCAGAATGGCCTAATGGAAGCAACACTGCACTTCCGCCACAACTACTAATCCCATCCGAAATTGAATGACATGGTTTTAAACTTTCTAATGCTCGCAAAGCTCAGAACCATTCAAACTTAAAACCTTTTAGTACCAGAGGGACACCTTCCTGCCTAGCGCTTGAGGGTGTCAGAAACTCCCCACCTAGACCTTGGTTTTACTCATATCTGAGCTAATATTACTTCATCAACGACCCGCATGGTCAGGGGTGGTGACTAAGAACCCAAGATAGGTCTAATCCACAATTCCCAGCTTCTTCACTCCCTACATCTATCCAGCAACTGCCTCGGACGAGAGGAATAGATGGAAGGTAAAGGAAGGTCAGTCGAAAAGGACACGGACCAAGGTGACTTCAGAAGCCGACTTCTGCATGCCTCCCCTCCCCTTGCGAGGGAGGGTTTTCTGATGTGGTCCCTTAGCCTCCCCTCTCAGGCCCCATCACGAACGAAAACGCAGAAGTTCCTCACCGGCAGATTGCGCAGCATCTTTGCTCAGTTACTGCCCACCAACTGCGACGACCGAACACAGTAAACGGAAATCGCCACGCCGGAACCGGAACTACCTACTGGCCTTGCGCAAGCGTCGAGGAACAGAAAACCTTCCGGGCGGAGGAGGGGCTTGCGCTCCTAACCATagagagcaaaagaaaagagagagcgGCAGTACGGCTCTGGCCGCTCTAGCCGCCTCGCCGTTTCTGCCGGTGATCTCCTTCCTGACGTTTCAGGCAGCTGGCCCGTGGCGCCAAGGCTGAGTAAAAGCAAACGATTTTTGAGACCAGAGAGACAGGGAGTGACGTTTTAAAAACGTACTCTTTTTACAAGCTTAGATAAAATTAACTGAGACCAGGATGTCGTAGAAAATTAGTGTGTGCGTAAAACTGAGGAAACTTTGAGCCGCTGTTTTAGAAGCTGAAAGAGCACTGGGTTGGCCGAACTATAGTTTGAAGCTggatgaaatacaaaacaaaaaggaaaactgctCTTACACGAATGCAGTTTTTTTCCC encodes the following:
- the LOC134378303 gene encoding cytochrome c oxidase subunit 7A2, mitochondrial; amino-acid sequence: MLRNLPALRQIAQRTLSTASRRHFENKVPEKQKLFQEDNGIPVHLKGGVADALLYRATMILTVGGTAYAIYQLAVASFPKKQA